From one Planococcus citri chromosome 3, ihPlaCitr1.1, whole genome shotgun sequence genomic stretch:
- the LOC135840580 gene encoding uncharacterized protein LOC135840580, with amino-acid sequence MIIEFLALIFNREQNSLIAIPDNYSPELKYHTSWVTVCPAQTIDEREFDKEFSFSNGSLFVKNMQDESLPPDECKNPQKLSMAWFKETVEFGYEIYVEESKGFVPSHYESYESTKYLLEIKSSSWTKFFQHLIEMSKTEEEVILQLDESKPIMEFIWIPLFKVWFKANRLRKIEYQIRKDNINPMPTCQNYNLGEELFFHADIDSFYKEESQEKAFNGLQLKLGLQKAECEAEFDCLEKWSLIPTDQFQFGSSSPLICSNITTVPIWRSTVKKILEKLDRYLYALTQVSGKSLRIVAGVSGVLALPRSRSLKGLLALLDNYVYFKHQKFTIRAPHRIYKIVKYKTNDCDSSLDSSVCWHGVLIVIENSPFFQEKNRICEDRTEILKWTEIKYETSSSDVGAKPSKYIYACKINQKSIEGVGLTYKFDVIVGEFSLSMFSEEQREEIDRLSKKRRNEQLVLKLAVNEVLERPVIDDEDFDLKVDKDDQTINDENPTDKDDSPEPEREDHGNPTESDGSSESEGEDQSNRKKND; translated from the exons ATGATAATTGAATTTCTAGCTTTAATCTTCAATCGAGAACAGAACTCACTTATTGCCATCCCAGATAACTATTCGCCCGAGTTGAAATATCACACGTCTTGGGTAACAGTATGCCCAGCTCAGACCATCGATGAGCGAGAATTTGATAAAGAATTCTCTTTTTCCAACGGTTCTTTATTTGTGAAAAACATGCAGGATGAAAGTCTCCCACCTGATGAATGTAAAAATCCTCAGAAGCTCTCTATGGCATGGTTCAAAGAAACTGTTGAATTTGGTTACGAA ATATATGTTGAAGAATCGAAAGGATTCGTGCCTTCTCATTATGAAAGCTACGAATCAACCAAATATCTATTGGaaataaaatcatcatcatggacgaagttttttcaacatttgattgAAATGAGCAAGACTGAGGAAGAAGTCATATTACAGTTGGATGAGTCCAAGCCAATAATG GAATTTATATGGATACCTTTATTTAAAGTTTGGTTTAAAGCGAATCGgcttcgaaaaattgaataccaAATCAGAAAGGATAATATAAACCCAATGCCAACgtgtcaaaattacaatttaggAGAGGAATTGTTTTTTCACGCCGACATAGATTCGTTTTATAAAGAA GAAAGCCAAGAGAAAGCATTTAATGGATTGCAATTGAAATTAGGATTGCAGAAAGCTGAATGCGAAGCAGAATTTGATTGTTTAGAAAAATGGTCATTAATTCCAACGGATCAATTCCAATTTGGATCTTCTTCGCCTCTCATATGTTCTAATATAACAACCGTGCCAATTTGGAGAAGTACGGTTAAAAAAATCCTAGAAAAATTGGACCGATATTTGTACGCCTTGACTCAG GTTTCCGGTAAATCATTACGAATAGTCGCAGGTGTCAGTGGTGTACTTGCGTTACCCCGAAGTCGCAGTTTAAAAGGTCTACTGGCACTTTTAGATAATTACGTATACTTCAAGCACCAGAAATTCACTATTCGAGCTCCCCATCGTATCTACAAAATCGTCAAATACAAGACAAATGATTGCGATAGCAGTCTGGACTCATCGGTTTGTTGGCACGGTGTATTAATTGTAATAGAAAATAGCCCCTTTTTCCAAGAAAAGAATCGAATTTGCGAAGATCGAACTGAAATCTTGAAATGGACGGAAATTAAATACGAGACTTCGTCTTCCGATGTCGGAGCAAAGCCATCCAAGTATATTTATGCGTGTAAAATTAATCAGAAATCGATCGAAGGTGTTGGATTAACGTATAAATTTGATGTAATTGTGGGCGAATTTTCGTTGAGCATGTTCTCAGAAGAACAGAGGGAAGAAATTGATCGATTGTCTAAAAAAAGGCGAAACGAACAGTTGGTTTTGAAATTAGCAGTTAATGAAGTATTAGAACGTCCAGTGATTGATGATGAAGATTTCGATTTAAAGGTTGATAAAGATGATCAAActataaatgatgaaaatccgACTGATAAAGATGATAGCCCTGAGCCTGAGAGAGAAGATCATGGAAATCCGACCGAAAGTGATGGTAGCTCTGAGTCTGAGGGAGAAGATCAGAGCAACAGAAAGAAGAAtgattga
- the LOC135841136 gene encoding uncharacterized protein LOC135841136: protein MADLPIPKPDEIEHEWIFSPKKVHCLKDLASDKLVQILWRTKIEEKRIKGILCTIYDNEPPTILDLKHRFIEITWNKPNEKPETSNCKENISAPLLAIQSAMQEYACFLKKECQDWDNSFVSYKFLERPTKQITVLDRFHDFIYENEGFIDDVRTARSMISCGRFSVIDQYAIACSYCFEDEIRRIWPLLSKEMDIVSVSAEEHYLIHYWTHVMMNQTETLHSASTMLLSGSFNESSMQFFFDQIPTLERKAQTVEDIFNFDMSTTTLCMRYLIPKQDDEFLKVLVSYFGFKILLRLMSKEYDRFYVLPFWMRTRDFFSGDAFVKMLLDIIDNVQFYLPRPIAGTFEEEQRLEHIFDMYTKLIWDNSPVQLKQFATKFFQFEKPDYFEVFNSIITGTNNGNA, encoded by the coding sequence ATGGCCGATCTTCCAATCCCAAAGCCGGACGAAATTGAACACGAATGGATATTCAGTCCTAAAAAAGTGCATTGTTTGAAAGATTTAGCATCGGATAAACTAGTCCAAATATTATGGCGcacgaaaattgaagaaaaacgcATCAAAGGAATTCTCTGCACGATATATGACAACGAGCCGCCAACCATACTTGATTTAAAACATCGGTTCATTGAAATCACCTGGAATAAACCTAACGAAAAACCTGAGACAAGTAACTGCAAAGAAAATATATCCGCACCATTGTTAGCAATCCAATCAGCGATGCAGGAGTACGcttgctttttgaaaaaggaatgTCAAGATTGGGACAACAGCTTTGtttcttataaatttttggaacgCCCTACGAAGCAGATTACTGTTCTGGATAgatttcatgatttcatttatGAGAACGAGGGTTTCATCGATGATGTGCGTACTGCCAGGAGTATGATTTCTTGTGGTCGTTTCAGTGTCATCGATCAGTATGCAATTGCTTGCAGTTATTGTTTCGAGGATGAAATCCGACGTATATGGCCGTTGTTATCGAAAGAAATGGACATAGTTAGTGTCTCTGCCGAAGAACATTATCTAATTCACTATTGGACGCACGTTATGATGAACCAGACAGAAACGCTGCATTCTGCTTCAACTATGCTCTTATCTGGCTCGTTCAATGAATCATCTATGCAGTTCTTCTTCGATCAAATCCCAACTTTGGAAAGAAAAGCGCAAACTGTTGAAgacatttttaatttcgataTGTCTACGACGACATTATGTATGCGATATCTAATACCAAAACAAGacgacgaatttttaaaagttcttgTATcttattttggatttaaaatatTACTTCGATTGATGTCAAAGGAATACGACCGTTTTTATGTTTTACCGTTCTGGATGCGAACGAGAGATTTTTTCAGTGGCGATGCATTTGTGAAAATGCTTCTAGATATCATAGACAATGTACAATTTTACTTGCCTCGCCCTATTGCTGGTACTTTCGAAGAAGAACAGCGTCTTGAACATATCTTTGATATGTACACTAAACTTATTTGGGACAATTCGCCGGTGCAGTTGAAACAATttgctacaaaattttttcaatttgaaaaacccgattattttgaagttttcaattctATCATCACTGGCACTAATAATGGTAATGCATAA